In Duganella zoogloeoides, a single genomic region encodes these proteins:
- a CDS encoding polyhydroxyalkanoic acid system family protein has protein sequence MADINIVQEHHLAPEQARAAAQQVADKLSEQFELTSRWDGDVLCFERSGVNGTLSLLPNQAQLHIALGFPISAFASQIESKVADKMRRVFTAA, from the coding sequence ATGGCGGACATCAACATCGTCCAGGAACACCACCTGGCGCCCGAGCAAGCCCGTGCGGCGGCGCAACAAGTTGCGGACAAACTGTCCGAACAATTCGAATTGACGTCGCGCTGGGATGGTGATGTGCTGTGCTTCGAGCGCAGCGGCGTGAACGGCACGCTGAGTTTGCTACCGAACCAGGCGCAGCTGCATATTGCGCTCGGCTTTCCGATCAGCGCGTTTGCATCGCAGATCGAGAGCAAGGTAGCGGACAAGATGCGCCGGGTATTTACGGCAGCATAG
- a CDS encoding HU family DNA-binding protein, translating into MKKGELIAEFAKRTEMSAAAANTAVNTLIAIVTERLKKGDTVGITGFGTFSVAKRAARKGRNPATGEAIKIAASKTPKFSAGATLKSAVNPAKKAK; encoded by the coding sequence ATGAAAAAAGGCGAACTGATTGCTGAATTTGCGAAACGCACCGAGATGTCTGCTGCTGCCGCCAACACCGCAGTAAACACCTTGATCGCCATCGTGACCGAGCGTCTGAAAAAAGGCGACACGGTAGGCATCACCGGCTTCGGCACCTTCTCCGTTGCCAAGCGTGCTGCGCGCAAAGGTCGCAATCCAGCTACCGGCGAAGCGATCAAGATCGCTGCGTCGAAAACCCCGAAATTCTCGGCGGGCGCGACCCTGAAGTCGGCTGTCAACCCGGCCAAAAAAGCCAAGTAA
- a CDS encoding YVTN family beta-propeller repeat protein, translating to MFSSLRRNFRHIVVSSVCAVAFIQGAQANVVVVLNSRDATVQLLDQATYQSLSTFPVGKEPHHLMATPDNKSLIVASSVGNELIFLDPKSGQIQRTLKDILDPYQIGFSPDQKWFVSNSLRLDRVDIYRYNGTNLTLNKRIALAKLPSHMAFDKASTTAFITQQGSDQVSAIDLVSGAVKWTMSVGKLPAGIAMTPDDKYLLVGIMGSDYVEVIDWKTQKTVKRIKTGMGAHNFRSAGDGRYTYVSNRVSNSINIIDQKTLENVGQINVPGGPDCMEITDDGKTMWVTLRWIKKVAVIDLKTRKITKLIPVGRSPHGVFFINSAQR from the coding sequence ATGTTCAGCAGTCTCCGCCGCAATTTCCGCCATATCGTTGTTTCCAGCGTTTGCGCCGTCGCCTTCATCCAGGGCGCCCAGGCCAACGTCGTGGTGGTGCTCAACTCGCGCGATGCGACCGTGCAGTTGCTGGACCAGGCCACGTACCAGAGCTTGTCCACCTTCCCGGTCGGCAAGGAGCCGCACCACCTGATGGCCACGCCCGACAACAAGTCGCTGATCGTCGCCAGCTCGGTCGGCAACGAACTGATTTTCCTCGATCCCAAGTCGGGCCAGATCCAGCGCACCCTCAAGGACATCCTCGACCCGTACCAGATCGGCTTCTCGCCCGACCAGAAATGGTTCGTCTCGAACTCGCTGCGGCTGGACCGGGTGGACATTTACCGCTACAACGGCACCAACCTGACCCTGAACAAGCGCATTGCGCTGGCCAAGCTGCCGAGCCACATGGCGTTCGACAAGGCCAGCACCACCGCCTTCATCACCCAGCAGGGCAGCGACCAGGTCAGCGCCATCGACCTGGTCAGCGGAGCCGTCAAGTGGACCATGTCGGTTGGTAAACTGCCAGCCGGCATTGCCATGACACCGGACGACAAGTACCTGCTGGTGGGCATCATGGGCAGCGATTACGTGGAAGTGATCGACTGGAAAACCCAGAAAACGGTCAAGCGCATCAAGACCGGCATGGGGGCGCACAATTTCCGCTCGGCCGGCGACGGCCGCTACACCTATGTGTCGAACCGCGTGTCGAACTCGATTAACATCATCGACCAGAAGACCCTGGAAAACGTCGGCCAGATCAACGTACCCGGCGGCCCGGACTGCATGGAAATCACCGACGACGGCAAGACCATGTGGGTGACGCTGCGCTGGATTAAAAAGGTGGCGGTGATCGATCTGAAAACCCGCAAGATCACCAAGCTGATCCCCGTGGGACGTTCGCCGCACGGCGTATTCTTCATCAATTCCGCCCAGCGCTGA
- a CDS encoding FKBP-type peptidyl-prolyl cis-trans isomerase → MSTITTDSGLQFIELTVGDGAEAKAGQNVTVHYTGWLRNDDGTKGAKFDSSKDRNDPFEFALGAGMVIRGWDEGVQGMKIGGARQLIIPAELGYGSRGAGGVIPPNATLIFDVELLGV, encoded by the coding sequence ATGTCCACCATCACTACCGACTCCGGCCTGCAATTCATCGAACTGACGGTTGGCGACGGCGCTGAAGCCAAAGCCGGTCAAAACGTTACCGTGCACTACACGGGCTGGCTGCGTAACGACGACGGCACCAAGGGCGCCAAATTCGATTCGAGCAAAGACCGCAACGATCCGTTCGAGTTCGCACTGGGCGCGGGCATGGTCATCCGTGGTTGGGACGAAGGCGTGCAAGGCATGAAAATCGGCGGCGCTCGCCAGTTGATCATTCCAGCGGAACTGGGCTACGGTTCGCGCGGCGCCGGCGGCGTGATTCCACCGAATGCCACCCTGATCTTCGACGTCGAACTGCTGGGCGTTTAA
- the nth gene encoding endonuclease III gives MNPAKRHEMFVRFRAANPHPKTELEYTTPFELLIAVLLSAQATDVGVNKATRKLYPVANTPQAILDLGEDELKTYIQTIGLYKTKGKNVIATCRMLVDLHGGEVPRDRESLEALPGVGRKTANVVMNTAFGEPTMAVDTHIFRVSNRTGLAPGKNVEIVEQKLLKFIPKEFLQDAHHWLILHGRYTCRARKPECWNCMQIDLCDYRAKTPAPDGI, from the coding sequence ATGAATCCAGCCAAACGCCACGAAATGTTCGTGCGCTTCCGCGCCGCCAATCCCCATCCCAAGACCGAACTTGAATACACCACGCCGTTTGAACTGCTGATCGCGGTACTGCTGTCGGCGCAGGCCACCGACGTCGGCGTGAACAAGGCCACCCGCAAGCTCTACCCGGTAGCCAACACGCCGCAGGCGATACTCGACCTGGGCGAGGACGAACTCAAGACCTATATCCAGACCATCGGCCTGTATAAAACCAAGGGCAAGAATGTGATCGCCACGTGCAGGATGCTGGTGGACCTGCACGGCGGCGAAGTGCCGCGCGACCGCGAGTCGCTCGAAGCCCTGCCCGGCGTGGGCCGCAAGACCGCCAACGTGGTCATGAATACGGCCTTTGGCGAACCGACCATGGCGGTCGATACCCATATCTTCCGCGTGTCGAACCGCACCGGGCTGGCGCCCGGTAAAAACGTCGAGATCGTCGAGCAGAAGCTGCTCAAGTTCATCCCGAAAGAGTTTTTGCAGGACGCCCACCACTGGCTGATCCTGCACGGGCGCTATACCTGCAGAGCGCGTAAGCCCGAGTGCTGGAACTGCATGCAGATCGATTTGTGCGACTACCGCGCCAAGACACCCGCGCCAGACGGTATTTAA
- the rsxB gene encoding electron transport complex subunit RsxB translates to MSDLRTLADRIEDVLPQTQCTKCGFDGCRPYAQAIADGAAEINQCPPGGAEGIARLSAVTGRKVIPLNPINGLERPRAVAYIDASLCIGCTLCIQACPVDAIVGAAKLMHTIVPDLCTGCDLCVNPCPVDCIVMYPVTETTGWAAWSQPDADAARERHDFRTVRLQREKQENDERLAAKAHSKMEVVNAIDPADAASAEALARKKAIIAAAMERARAKKEAAAAEAAATSQNGTKPE, encoded by the coding sequence GTGTCCGACCTCCGCACCCTCGCCGACCGCATCGAAGACGTCCTGCCGCAAACGCAATGCACCAAGTGCGGCTTCGATGGCTGCCGTCCATACGCGCAGGCGATCGCCGACGGCGCAGCCGAGATCAACCAGTGCCCGCCCGGCGGCGCCGAGGGCATTGCCAGGCTGTCGGCAGTGACCGGCCGCAAGGTCATTCCGCTCAACCCCATCAACGGCCTCGAGCGGCCACGCGCAGTCGCCTATATCGACGCGTCGCTGTGCATCGGCTGCACCCTGTGCATCCAGGCCTGCCCGGTGGATGCCATCGTCGGCGCTGCCAAGCTGATGCACACCATCGTGCCCGACCTGTGTACCGGCTGCGACCTGTGCGTGAACCCGTGCCCGGTCGATTGCATCGTCATGTACCCGGTCACCGAGACCACCGGCTGGGCCGCCTGGAGTCAGCCCGACGCCGATGCCGCCCGTGAGCGCCACGACTTCCGCACCGTGCGCCTCCAGCGCGAAAAGCAGGAAAACGACGAACGCCTGGCCGCCAAGGCCCACAGCAAGATGGAGGTCGTCAACGCCATCGATCCGGCCGACGCCGCGTCCGCCGAGGCGCTCGCGCGCAAAAAAGCCATCATCGCCGCCGCCATGGAACGCGCCCGCGCCAAGAAGGAAGCTGCGGCAGCCGAAGCTGCGGCAACCAGCCAGAACGGAACCAAGCCTGAATGA
- a CDS encoding NAD(P)/FAD-dependent oxidoreductase, producing the protein MNSTVTPTGVIETDAVIIGAGPVGLFQVFELGLLEIKAHVIDSLGAVGGQCVELYPDKPIYDIPAVPSCTGQELTDNLLKQIEPFEPTFHLGQEVVKVQRRDDGRFDVATTAGTEFITKTIFIAAGVGSFQARTLKVDGIDVFEGSQLHYKVKDPAQFEGKNLVICGGGDSALDWALNFVGKAESVVLLHRREDFRAAPASVAKMKALCDDYEMQLIVGQATGFETKDDKLTELKVTGQDGVTRRVPLDMLLVFYGLSPKLGPIAEWGLDIERRQLKVQDTEKFETNVPGIFAVGDINTYPGKKKLILSGFHEAALAAFGAAPYIFPDKKIHMQYTTTSPKLHKVLGVETPVFD; encoded by the coding sequence ATGAATAGCACTGTCACCCCTACCGGCGTCATCGAAACCGATGCCGTCATCATTGGCGCCGGCCCGGTCGGCCTGTTCCAGGTCTTCGAACTGGGTCTGCTGGAAATCAAAGCCCATGTGATCGATTCGCTGGGCGCGGTGGGCGGACAATGCGTCGAACTGTATCCTGACAAGCCGATCTACGACATCCCGGCCGTGCCTTCGTGCACCGGCCAGGAACTGACCGACAACCTGCTCAAGCAGATCGAGCCGTTCGAGCCGACCTTCCATTTGGGCCAGGAAGTGGTCAAGGTTCAACGCCGCGACGACGGCCGTTTCGACGTCGCCACCACCGCCGGCACCGAGTTCATCACCAAGACTATCTTCATTGCTGCCGGCGTCGGTTCGTTCCAGGCCCGCACCCTGAAAGTGGACGGCATCGACGTCTTCGAAGGTTCGCAACTGCACTACAAGGTCAAGGATCCGGCCCAGTTCGAAGGCAAGAACCTGGTCATCTGCGGCGGCGGCGACTCGGCCCTGGACTGGGCCCTGAACTTCGTCGGCAAGGCCGAATCGGTCGTGCTGCTGCACCGCCGTGAAGACTTCCGCGCCGCGCCAGCCTCGGTCGCCAAGATGAAAGCGCTGTGCGACGACTACGAAATGCAGCTGATCGTGGGCCAGGCCACCGGTTTCGAGACCAAGGACGACAAGCTGACCGAACTGAAGGTCACCGGCCAGGACGGCGTCACCCGCCGCGTGCCGCTGGACATGCTGCTGGTGTTCTACGGCCTGTCGCCGAAGCTGGGCCCGATCGCCGAATGGGGCCTGGACATCGAGCGCCGCCAGCTCAAGGTGCAAGACACCGAGAAGTTCGAAACCAATGTGCCGGGCATCTTTGCCGTGGGCGACATCAACACCTATCCGGGCAAGAAAAAGCTGATCCTGTCGGGCTTCCACGAAGCCGCGCTGGCCGCCTTCGGCGCCGCACCGTACATCTTCCCGGACAAGAAAATCCACATGCAATACACCACCACCTCGCCGAAGCTGCACAAGGTGTTGGGCGTGGAGACGCCAGTTTTTGATTAA
- a CDS encoding acyl-CoA-binding protein: protein MSLQAQFEQAQADSKNLPERPDNMTLLKIYALFKQASVGDATGERPGFTDMVGRAKFDAWDALKGTSADDAKQQYIDLIEDLK, encoded by the coding sequence ATGAGCTTACAAGCACAATTCGAACAAGCCCAGGCGGACTCGAAAAACCTGCCGGAACGGCCAGACAATATGACCCTGCTGAAAATCTACGCGCTGTTCAAGCAGGCTTCCGTGGGCGACGCCACCGGCGAGCGTCCCGGCTTTACCGACATGGTCGGCCGCGCCAAGTTCGACGCCTGGGATGCACTCAAGGGCACCAGCGCCGACGACGCCAAACAACAGTACATCGACCTGATCGAAGACCTGAAGTAA
- the fdxA gene encoding ferredoxin FdxA — protein MTHVVTESCISCRYTDCVDVCPVDCFRSGPNFLAIDPDECIDCAVCVAECPVNAIYAEEDVPGDQQQYIKLNADLSRHWPSITKTVAPLPEADQFKDVKDKLHLLVR, from the coding sequence ATGACCCACGTTGTCACCGAATCTTGCATCAGCTGCCGTTATACGGACTGCGTCGATGTTTGCCCGGTAGATTGTTTCCGCTCTGGACCGAACTTCCTTGCCATCGACCCGGACGAGTGCATCGACTGCGCCGTCTGCGTGGCCGAGTGCCCGGTCAACGCGATTTACGCCGAAGAAGATGTGCCCGGCGACCAGCAGCAATACATCAAGCTCAACGCCGACCTGTCGCGCCACTGGCCGTCGATCACCAAGACCGTCGCCCCGCTGCCGGAAGCCGACCAGTTCAAGGACGTCAAAGACAAGCTGCACCTGCTGGTACGCTAA
- a CDS encoding polyhydroxyalkanoate depolymerase, giving the protein MLYQLHEMQRSMLTPLMQWADASAKIFSNPVSPLAHTPFAQRIAAGYELMYRLGKDYEKPAFGIDTSPVKGLDAPVGIIEQVTVNKPFCRLIHFRKDLDDQQIKDLAQPTVLLVAPLSGHHSTLLRDTVRGLLVEHDVFITDWTDARMVPLADGAFHLDDYIYYVQDFIRHLGPDVHVISVCQPTVPVLAAIALMATANDPKLPKTMTMMGGPIDPRRSPTAVNNLATEKKFSWFENTVIYPVPPNYPGFGRKVYPGFLQHAGFIAMNPGRHAESHRDFYNHLVKGDEETAESHRKFYDEYNAVLDMPAEYYLDTIKTVFQDFALPRGTWEVGGQLVRPQDITSVALFTVEGELDDISGAGQTQAAHDLCSNIPDDMKQDFVAPGAGHYGIFSGRRWREMVCPKITDFIKQHA; this is encoded by the coding sequence ATGCTCTACCAACTGCACGAAATGCAACGATCGATGCTCACGCCACTGATGCAGTGGGCCGATGCCTCCGCCAAAATCTTCAGCAATCCGGTCTCGCCGCTGGCGCACACGCCGTTCGCGCAGCGCATCGCCGCCGGCTACGAACTGATGTACCGGTTGGGCAAGGACTACGAAAAGCCGGCGTTCGGCATCGATACGTCGCCGGTCAAGGGGCTCGACGCGCCGGTGGGCATCATCGAGCAGGTGACAGTCAACAAACCGTTCTGCCGCCTGATCCATTTCCGCAAGGACCTCGACGACCAGCAAATCAAGGACCTGGCGCAGCCCACCGTGCTGCTGGTCGCGCCGTTGTCGGGCCACCACTCCACGCTGCTGCGCGACACCGTGCGCGGCCTGCTGGTCGAGCACGACGTCTTCATCACCGACTGGACCGACGCCCGCATGGTGCCGCTGGCCGATGGCGCCTTCCACCTCGACGACTACATTTATTATGTGCAGGACTTCATCCGCCACCTGGGCCCGGACGTGCACGTGATTTCCGTGTGCCAGCCCACCGTGCCGGTATTGGCTGCCATTGCGCTGATGGCCACCGCCAACGATCCCAAACTGCCGAAAACCATGACCATGATGGGCGGCCCGATCGACCCGCGCCGCTCGCCCACGGCCGTCAACAACCTGGCGACCGAGAAGAAATTCTCGTGGTTTGAAAACACCGTGATTTACCCGGTGCCACCGAACTACCCCGGTTTCGGCCGCAAGGTGTACCCGGGCTTCCTGCAGCACGCCGGCTTCATCGCCATGAACCCGGGCCGCCACGCCGAAAGTCACCGCGATTTCTACAACCACCTGGTCAAGGGTGACGAAGAAACCGCCGAATCGCACCGCAAGTTCTACGACGAGTACAACGCCGTGCTGGACATGCCCGCCGAGTACTACCTCGACACCATCAAGACCGTGTTCCAGGACTTCGCCCTGCCGCGCGGCACCTGGGAAGTGGGCGGCCAGCTGGTGCGGCCGCAAGACATCACCTCGGTGGCGCTGTTCACGGTCGAAGGCGAGCTCGACGACATTTCCGGCGCCGGCCAGACCCAGGCCGCGCATGACCTGTGCAGCAATATTCCGGACGACATGAAACAGGATTTCGTCGCGCCGGGCGCCGGCCACTACGGCATTTTCTCGGGCCGCCGCTGGCGCGAGATGGTGTGCCCGAAAATCACCGACTTCATTAAACAGCACGCTTAA
- a CDS encoding MarR family winged helix-turn-helix transcriptional regulator produces MTTKTLDKSDFAALSEFRYQMRRFERFSEDVVQAQGITPLQYLLLLHIKGYPGRDWATVGELAERLQAKHHGVVALATRCEAMGLVVRRVSETDRRRVEIHLLPHGETILAQLAEQHRLELLSLDGVFTIPRIGAA; encoded by the coding sequence ATGACCACCAAAACTCTCGACAAATCGGACTTTGCCGCGCTGTCCGAATTCCGCTACCAAATGCGCCGCTTCGAACGCTTTTCCGAAGACGTGGTGCAAGCGCAAGGCATCACTCCGCTGCAATACCTGCTGCTGCTGCACATCAAGGGCTATCCGGGCCGCGACTGGGCCACGGTGGGCGAGCTGGCAGAACGTCTGCAAGCGAAGCACCACGGCGTGGTGGCGCTGGCCACGCGCTGCGAAGCGATGGGCCTGGTCGTGCGCCGCGTGAGCGAGACCGACCGCCGCCGCGTGGAAATCCACCTGCTGCCGCACGGTGAAACCATCCTGGCCCAGCTGGCCGAACAGCATCGCCTCGAACTGCTGTCGCTCGACGGCGTGTTCACCATTCCCCGCATCGGCGCTGCGTAA